The Eubalaena glacialis isolate mEubGla1 chromosome 3, mEubGla1.1.hap2.+ XY, whole genome shotgun sequence nucleotide sequence GAgcttcaatttcttcacatctttgcaacctttgttattatctgtctttttgattatagccatcctagctggtgtgaagtggtatctcgtgatttcgatttgcatttccctgataactaatgatgttgaacatcttttcatatcttattggacattttaatatcttctttgtagaaatgtgtattcaaatctctgcccttttttttttttttgcagtcaaATGCTCTTCCTCTGTGTTGTATCTCcaaatctttgcccatttttacgttgggttgtctttttattattgagttgtaagggtcctttatatattctggatacctaACTTGCTTTTCTGTGAATTTGTCCGAAATTACTTGCTTGGAGGCAGAGAGAAGTAATGGATACAAAGACTACATTAAAAACAATCTGGTGAGTTTTCAGTTAGATCTTAGTTgttcttattttatgtttattctcTTTTTCCAACTCTTGAGGAAcctggtttattcattcattgaacaaatatgaCTGCAGACTATATACCAGGATTTGGGGATATAACAGAACGAAACAGAAACTTTAATCTGCATTCTAGTGGGAGAGAAACAGACAGTAAAACAAAAGTCATATCAAATCATATCAGATGATGACGAGCTATGAAGAATAAAACAGTATAATGGGGATATACTGTGATGAGCTTTCTAACATATTCTTCACCTTTCCTGATTTCTTAATCTGTTCCTCTCTGCTCTGTTTGACCTCTTTGcgctttctgtttattttcattttatgtagTTTGTAGCTAAACGTTTACTTCACTCTCTCTCCTTATTCTTAACACCCTTGCAGTCTAATTTTTGCTTTCACTAGTCCACAAGATCCACCCTCTATAGTAATAATGATCTTCTATTAAAAGCCAGTATTGTCTTTTCAGTTTATGTCCGTCTTAATCTGTGTGTAGCACTATTGCCTTTCTGTCCGTTAAATCACTTGCTGCAACCTCCAGTACAGttttctcaagttttttttttttttttaaactggttcGTCTTCTCTAAATCTGTTAGAGTTCTCCAAATTTAAGTTTtggcctctcttctccctctaaCATTACCATGGTGAATTGATCATTCTCACATGATTTTTTGCTTTCTGAGAGCATGTGACTCTGAGTTCTCACTTTCTAGCTATAGCTGCATCACTGCCTTCAGGTTTAACTAGTGAAGCTGCAGTGGACAGCTTGATTGCTACTCACTCAGCAGGATTCTTTTCCCTTTACGCCTTCCTCTGacagatttttcctgtttagGCTGATTAAGACACAGGTTATTTCCATGACTGCTTTAATGATTACCTGTGACTAATGGTATAACAATTCACAGTGTTCAGTCAAGGAACCTGATTCAGAGGTGTTGTTCCTTCATGGATGCTAGTGAATTTTTTACTTTCAAGTCTTTTGAAAGAGCTGAATTCCgaagttagaaaaagaaggaataatcTCTTGACCTCTAGTGCTTATAGTATTCATTTTCAACAAACTTTTACTTCTTACTTTTATCTGATATGGTGTTGCTTTCATTCAAGCTACTGTCACAGTAACTGAGGcatgaatttttccttttaacaatATTCCTAAGGTCACAATTGGCATTCTCAATTGGGTTCTTGACGCAAGGTCATGAATGTTGCAAGttctttgtaaactataaagcaTTATATCTCTGTgtggtgggagagaggagagaagggctcATAAGAATTACTTGGGAGCCTTTTCAAAATACTTAGTCCCATTTCACCTCCTGCTCCCAGATAATGTATTGTTATACACCTGTTAGTTTGTTAAACATCTGCTTCCTAAATGTGAATAGTTTGTAACTCATTTTAATGTACACTTGAAGACTGCTTATATTAAAAGGAATTCCATATTCTTTCTGTTGATGATGGGATGTAATGCAGTAGTTTCTCTTGGAGCATACCCATCAGTGAGTGACTGGTTTTTACTCCCCGTCCTCTGGTGGTGTCATGCTATGCAAAGTTTCTTGTATGTTGATTTTCAGAGGATTTGCAGAAAATGCTACGTTGGCACCAATTTAAACTGTATACATTTTGGATGTAATTGAACAAATTAATATAATTGTTCAACATAGTTGGCTTCAGAAATGTGAGTTTGTGATTTGGAGGACACTTTGAGATTTTCCTGATTTCACTGTGGATCGTCGTAGCCTTCTTTTGTGAGAGTTCCATGTTGCTGGACATCTGCCTGGGTAGGGAGAAGATGATTGGTATATTTGTTCTTACAGTTAACCAGACTGGTGTTCAAGACACCATTTAGGTGCAGTAATCTAAATTAAAAGTGGAGAAAACTGAAACTAAGGCATTGAGACCACAGTAGATTAGAAAGATATCTAGGAGCTGGAGTTGGTAGTAAaacttcaccattttaaagtgtaaaatttggTGGTTTTATACAAAAGGTTTTTATTCACAAGAtcgtgcaactatcaccactatctaattccagaacattttcatcaatccCAAAAGAAACCTGTTAGCAGTCATTCCCTACCCCCattcctcctcccatccccctaTCTCCTGGCAACTACTGTCTGCCTTCCATCTCTAGGATTTGCCCCATTCTgaacattttgtataaatggagtcatacaatatgtggtcttttgtgtctgacttctttcactaagcataaggctctcaaggttcattcatgttgtggcatgtaACAGTacgtcattccttttttatggccgaataatattccattatatattatatggatATTGTACAgatatgtcacattttgtttatctgttcatcagttgatggacatttggtttataTCCACTTTTAgctttataaataatactgctatgaacatttgtatgcaagttttttgcttgtatttttttttttttttaacttttatttgcatttattttttgtggcaTTTATTCCCAGgccataagtttttgtttcttcagtttcttctgggatatctttttcttcaGGGCAACCTCCTCTTCTGGTTTAGGAACAATCTGTTCTTATTCAGTAAGGACCGTCTCAATGTGGCAGGGAGAGCTCATGTATGGGTTGATCCGACCATGAGCTCTGTAAGTTCTGTGCTGCATCTTGGGGGCTTTGTTCACCTGTATGTGCTCAGTGGCCAGAGAATCTGCATCTAAGCCCTTAAGTTCAGCGTTACTCTCTGCATTTTTGAGCATGTACAGTAAAAATTCAGCACTCTTTTTGGGCCACCAACCCTGCGTCCAGCCCCACTGTTTGGCCTGGGCACACCTACCAACTCCACCATTGTAATGATGGAATGCCACACATTGCTTCTTTAAAGTGACATCTTTCAGATACTTGGTGGCTTTTCGGATATGCATACCCTTAATGGCCTGGGCAGTTTCACGAGTGTTCTTAAAGTGAACACGAAGATTTGAACCTCTTGACTTGcatgattttgtggggttttctggGTCAAGTGAATAGCGAACCATTTTTAGAGGTCACCTCAGGCTGCTTACTGGAAAAGGAAGCTgtatgcaagtttttgtgtgaacatatgttttaagTTCTCTTggggatacatatatatgtgtgtatatataaataaataataaataaattttaaaaaaagtttaaaaaaattattagcacctttaattattatttatttattt carries:
- the LOC133088676 gene encoding large ribosomal subunit protein uL22-like; its protein translation is MVRYSLDPENPTKSCKSRGSNLRVHFKNTRETAQAIKGMHIRKATKYLKDVTLKKQCVAFHHYNGGVGRCAQAKQWGWTQGWWPKKSAEFLLYMLKNAESNAELKGLDADSLATEHIQVNKAPKMQHRTYRAHGRINPYMSSPCHIETVLTE